In the Ruminococcus sp. OA3 genome, one interval contains:
- a CDS encoding ROK family protein — protein sequence MVTMRNDITKVKEINIELIKSALKNLGTATKAQIAEATDISVATCGKILNELCHTGEALEAAVASGGYGRPAKRYVYNGNYAFIACIYAEMVKGRTKISTVVSNLLGELQGESTQEADDVTYETLEEQIAVLLRKYPKLRAVAIGIPGYITNDVVDLCNFVSLMGVPLQSRLQEKFSEVRILVENDMNAAAFGFYRSKDMDKNATIAFIYSPVEPVKKLEVKMKEREDEKRNKLLSFGINFGSGFVSGGKILRGATGFAGEVAFLPMPCIAEKKEIEVTVETMAYIIGSIVPILNPEIIALTGVFFNEENIEKIRVSCLRLISPQHMPQIMMRDDIHDDYVNGLLNLALEELACSVALVERHI from the coding sequence ATGGTAACGATGAGAAATGATATTACAAAAGTAAAAGAGATCAATATAGAGCTGATCAAATCGGCACTTAAAAACCTGGGTACGGCCACAAAAGCACAGATTGCTGAGGCTACAGATATCAGCGTGGCAACATGCGGCAAGATTTTGAATGAATTGTGCCACACAGGTGAAGCACTGGAAGCTGCGGTGGCATCCGGAGGATACGGGCGCCCTGCGAAAAGATATGTGTACAACGGCAATTATGCATTCATTGCATGCATTTATGCGGAAATGGTAAAGGGCAGAACAAAGATCAGTACGGTTGTGAGTAATCTGCTGGGTGAGCTTCAGGGAGAAAGCACGCAGGAGGCAGATGATGTGACATACGAAACTCTGGAAGAACAGATCGCAGTTCTGCTCAGAAAGTATCCAAAACTGCGGGCTGTGGCGATAGGAATTCCAGGATATATCACGAATGATGTCGTTGACCTGTGCAATTTTGTCAGTCTGATGGGGGTACCCCTGCAAAGCAGGCTGCAGGAGAAATTCTCCGAGGTTCGGATACTGGTGGAAAATGATATGAATGCAGCTGCATTTGGATTTTACCGAAGCAAAGACATGGATAAAAATGCGACAATTGCATTTATTTATTCCCCTGTCGAGCCGGTAAAAAAACTGGAAGTCAAAATGAAAGAACGCGAAGATGAAAAGCGAAATAAGCTGCTCAGTTTTGGCATTAATTTTGGATCAGGTTTCGTGTCGGGGGGAAAGATCCTCCGCGGTGCAACAGGATTTGCGGGAGAAGTTGCTTTTCTCCCGATGCCCTGCATAGCGGAGAAAAAGGAGATCGAGGTGACCGTGGAGACAATGGCTTATATCATTGGTTCCATCGTACCCATCTTAAATCCTGAGATTATTGCCCTGACAGGAGTATTTTTTAACGAGGAAAATATAGAAAAGATCCGGGTCAGCTGTCTGAGGCTGATCAGTCCGCAGCATATGCCGCAGATTATGATGCGTGATGACATCCATGATGATTACGTAAATGGTCTGCTGAATCTTGCGCTGGAAGAGCTGGCGTGCAGCGTGGCACTGGTTGAAAGGCATATTTAA
- the ppdK gene encoding pyruvate, phosphate dikinase: MAKWVYMFTEGNADMRDLLGGKGANLAEMTNLGLPIPQGFTVTTEACTNYYENGKQISDEIRQQIFGALGKLEKLQGKTFGDVGDPLLVSVRSGARASMPGMMDTILNLGLNDEAVEGFAKKTGNPRFAYDSYRRFIQMYSDVVMEVPKSFFEKIIDEVKEEKGVHYDTELTVEDLKVLVGRFKAVYKEAMGGEEFPQEPRAQLMGAVQAVFRSWDNPRAIVYRRMNDIPGDWGTAVNVQAMVFGNMGDTSGTGVAFTRNPSTGEKGIYGEYLINAQGEDVVAGVRTPQPITKLEQDMPECYAGFMKLAMKLEEHYRDMQDMEFTIQEGKLYFLQTRNGKRTAPAALRIACELVDEGKITEEEAVLRIEAKSLDQLLHPTFDAEALKAGKVIGSALPASPGAAAGKVYFTADEAKLAHERGERVVLVRLETSPEDIEGMHAAEGILTARGGMTSHAAVVARGMGTCCVSGCGEIRMNEEERYFELGGEMVKEGDYISLDGTTGRIYLGDIRTKEAEIGGNFQRIMDWADKYRQMKVRTNADTPSDTRKAVELGAEGIGLCRTEHMFFEPERIPKIRKMILSGTAEAREAALSELIPFQKGDFKAMYEALAGRPMTVRYLDPPLHEFVPTSEEDIRALAEEMGLTEEEVRGKCEDLHEFNPMMGHRGCRLPVTYPEIARMQTRAVMEAAIEVKEEQGYDIVPEIMIPLVGEKKELKFVRDIVVETAEKVKAEKGSDIGYHIGTMIEIPRAALLADEIAEEAEFFSFGTNDLTQMTFGFSRDDAGKFLDAYYKAKIYESDPFARLDLNGVGQLVEMAAEKGRKSRPGIKLGICGEHGGDPSSVEFCQKVGLDYVSCSPYRVPIARLAAGQAAIREQEKN, encoded by the coding sequence ATGGCGAAATGGGTTTATATGTTCACGGAAGGAAATGCAGACATGAGGGACCTGCTGGGCGGCAAGGGCGCCAACCTGGCAGAGATGACAAACCTCGGCCTTCCCATCCCGCAGGGGTTCACGGTGACGACGGAAGCGTGCACCAACTACTATGAGAACGGGAAACAGATCTCGGATGAGATCCGGCAGCAGATCTTTGGGGCGCTCGGAAAGCTGGAGAAGCTCCAGGGGAAGACGTTTGGTGATGTCGGCGACCCGCTGCTGGTATCCGTGCGCTCCGGTGCGCGCGCATCCATGCCGGGCATGATGGACACGATCCTGAACCTGGGACTGAACGATGAGGCGGTGGAAGGGTTCGCGAAGAAGACGGGGAACCCCCGTTTTGCCTACGACTCCTACCGCCGGTTCATCCAGATGTATTCGGACGTGGTGATGGAGGTGCCGAAATCCTTCTTCGAGAAGATCATCGATGAGGTCAAAGAGGAAAAAGGCGTCCATTACGATACGGAACTGACGGTTGAGGACCTGAAAGTACTGGTGGGCAGATTCAAAGCCGTGTACAAAGAGGCGATGGGTGGGGAGGAATTCCCCCAGGAGCCGCGTGCGCAGCTGATGGGCGCGGTCCAGGCGGTGTTCCGCTCCTGGGACAACCCGCGTGCGATCGTGTACCGCCGGATGAACGACATCCCGGGGGACTGGGGGACCGCGGTGAACGTGCAGGCGATGGTGTTCGGGAACATGGGGGACACCTCCGGAACGGGAGTTGCCTTTACGAGGAACCCGTCGACGGGGGAAAAGGGGATCTACGGGGAATACCTGATCAACGCACAGGGGGAAGACGTGGTTGCCGGCGTGCGCACGCCGCAGCCGATTACGAAACTGGAACAAGACATGCCGGAGTGCTATGCGGGGTTTATGAAGCTTGCGATGAAGCTGGAGGAGCACTACCGGGACATGCAGGATATGGAATTTACGATCCAGGAAGGGAAGCTGTACTTCCTGCAGACGAGGAACGGGAAGCGGACAGCCCCGGCGGCACTTCGGATCGCCTGTGAACTGGTGGACGAAGGGAAGATCACGGAGGAGGAAGCGGTGCTGCGTATCGAGGCGAAGTCCCTGGACCAGCTGCTGCACCCGACGTTTGACGCGGAGGCGTTAAAAGCCGGGAAGGTGATCGGCAGCGCGCTGCCGGCATCCCCGGGTGCGGCAGCGGGAAAAGTGTATTTCACGGCGGATGAGGCGAAGCTGGCACATGAGCGTGGCGAGCGCGTGGTCCTGGTGCGCCTGGAGACATCCCCGGAGGATATCGAGGGGATGCACGCGGCGGAGGGCATCCTGACGGCGCGTGGGGGCATGACTTCCCATGCGGCGGTGGTCGCAAGGGGCATGGGAACCTGCTGCGTCTCCGGCTGCGGCGAGATCCGGATGAATGAGGAGGAGCGATACTTCGAGCTGGGGGGCGAGATGGTCAAAGAGGGCGATTACATTTCCCTGGACGGGACGACCGGCAGGATCTACCTGGGCGATATCCGGACGAAGGAGGCCGAGATCGGTGGGAACTTCCAGCGGATCATGGACTGGGCGGACAAGTACCGCCAGATGAAGGTGCGCACGAACGCGGACACCCCGTCGGATACCAGGAAAGCCGTGGAACTGGGTGCGGAGGGCATCGGCCTGTGCCGGACGGAGCACATGTTCTTCGAGCCGGAGCGGATCCCGAAGATCCGCAAGATGATCCTGTCCGGCACGGCGGAGGCGAGGGAAGCGGCGCTCTCGGAGCTGATCCCGTTCCAGAAAGGGGACTTCAAGGCGATGTACGAGGCGCTTGCGGGGCGCCCGATGACGGTGCGCTACCTGGACCCGCCGCTGCATGAGTTTGTGCCGACGTCGGAGGAAGATATCCGGGCGCTGGCAGAGGAGATGGGTCTGACGGAGGAAGAGGTGCGTGGGAAATGCGAGGACCTGCATGAGTTCAACCCGATGATGGGGCACCGGGGCTGCCGGCTGCCGGTGACATACCCGGAGATCGCCCGGATGCAGACCCGCGCGGTGATGGAGGCTGCCATCGAGGTGAAGGAGGAACAGGGCTATGACATCGTGCCGGAGATCATGATCCCGCTGGTGGGGGAGAAGAAGGAGCTGAAGTTCGTCAGGGACATCGTGGTGGAGACGGCGGAGAAAGTAAAGGCGGAGAAAGGCTCGGACATCGGGTACCATATCGGGACGATGATCGAGATTCCGCGAGCAGCGCTGCTGGCGGATGAGATCGCGGAGGAAGCGGAGTTCTTCTCGTTCGGTACGAACGACCTGACACAGATGACGTTCGGCTTCTCGAGGGATGACGCCGGGAAGTTCCTGGACGCCTACTATAAGGCAAAAATCTACGAATCCGACCCGTTCGCCCGCCTGGACTTAAACGGGGTAGGGCAGCTGGTGGAGATGGCGGCAGAGAAGGGGCGGAAGAGCCGCCCGGGCATCAAGCTGGGCATCTGCGGGGAGCACGGGGGCGACCCGAGCTCGGTAGAGTTCTGCCAGAAAGTAGGGCTTGACTATGTATCCTGCAGCCCGTACCGTGTGCCGATCGCACGGCTTGCAGCAGGGCAGGCAGCTATCAGGGAACAGGAAAAAAATTAA
- a CDS encoding ABC transporter permease — protein MNYSVQLKKTLKTLTKQKAFLAVVVICVLMSAFNRYFLTAQNLSSLLLQVTILWIMAFGVTFCIISGECDLSLGANMCISGIIVIKLLPYLQIWAILIVVLLAGAAVGAVNAFISVNQGANSFIVTLGMMMLLKGICLVMTDGAPISGTSKAFAAFGTGSVLGVYNITWVAALLFVISLWVMKRTEFGRNCYAVGYSKDVAAYSGVAVKRHLWITFIISACSAALAGFCLSAELNSGSAAYGDNTALLINCGVVVGGTPFNGGYGGMVQSLIGVFLFGLLENVMNLLAVTPYMQMLIRGILIVLVIGMDCYARKKKREDV, from the coding sequence ATGAATTATTCCGTACAATTAAAGAAAACGCTGAAGACGCTTACAAAACAAAAAGCATTTCTCGCAGTCGTCGTTATCTGTGTGCTGATGTCTGCGTTTAACCGGTACTTCCTGACAGCACAAAACCTGTCTTCACTGCTGCTGCAGGTCACCATACTGTGGATCATGGCGTTTGGCGTTACGTTCTGTATTATATCCGGTGAATGTGATTTGTCGCTGGGAGCCAATATGTGCATCAGTGGTATTATCGTCATTAAACTTCTGCCGTATCTTCAGATCTGGGCGATTTTGATCGTGGTACTGCTGGCAGGTGCGGCGGTCGGTGCAGTCAATGCATTTATCAGTGTCAATCAGGGGGCAAACTCATTTATCGTGACTCTCGGTATGATGATGTTGCTGAAAGGCATCTGTCTGGTAATGACCGACGGGGCCCCGATATCCGGAACCAGTAAAGCGTTTGCGGCTTTTGGAACAGGGAGTGTTCTGGGCGTATATAATATCACCTGGGTTGCGGCTTTACTGTTTGTGATTTCCCTTTGGGTTATGAAGCGTACCGAGTTTGGCCGCAACTGTTATGCGGTGGGATACAGCAAGGATGTGGCAGCATATTCCGGAGTCGCTGTAAAACGTCATCTTTGGATTACGTTCATCATCTCGGCCTGCAGTGCGGCGCTGGCGGGATTCTGTCTGTCTGCGGAGCTGAACTCCGGTTCGGCTGCCTATGGTGACAACACTGCGCTTCTGATTAACTGCGGTGTCGTTGTGGGCGGTACGCCGTTTAACGGGGGTTACGGAGGCATGGTGCAGTCACTGATCGGTGTGTTCCTGTTTGGTCTGCTGGAAAATGTTATGAATCTGCTGGCAGTTACGCCGTATATGCAGATGCTGATCCGCGGTATTTTAATTGTTCTGGTTATTGGCATGGACTGCTATGCACGAAAGAAAAAACGTGAAGACGTGTAA
- a CDS encoding ABC transporter permease yields the protein MKGDKKQFIGKLINEYLLLVAIIILTVYTIIVQPAFLNSGNLLSLVRSFVPLAFVSIGMTLIVIGGYIDLSVAGLFSMMSILASMLSNRFGPVSLLLILLAGLLCGAVSALILIICGARNSSDALFITFGMQTVFNALALLLNGGLAVTLEQTPFTRFLGAGNFLGIPMVLLLFIIAVVILQFLMKKMPVGRSVHLVGGNPTAAELCGIKPSKVILLSFSVTGAMTALGAYLLLCRVGTAIPTVGKNYETNAILAVCIGGTSLSGGKGSVLNTVLGVMLVTIMSNALNILGIDANMQSVWKGVILILAIWIDSRRKV from the coding sequence GTGAAGGGAGACAAGAAGCAATTCATAGGAAAACTCATCAACGAGTATCTGTTGTTGGTAGCCATCATTATTTTAACTGTGTACACCATCATCGTACAGCCGGCATTCCTGAATTCAGGAAATCTGTTAAGCCTGGTCCGTTCTTTTGTGCCTCTGGCGTTTGTGTCTATCGGTATGACGCTGATCGTCATCGGCGGGTATATCGATTTGTCGGTTGCCGGTCTTTTTTCCATGATGTCCATCCTGGCAAGCATGCTTTCCAACCGTTTCGGACCGGTTTCTCTGCTGCTGATCCTGTTGGCAGGACTTCTCTGCGGCGCAGTCAGTGCGCTGATTCTGATCATATGCGGAGCAAGAAACAGTTCGGACGCATTATTTATTACGTTCGGTATGCAGACCGTATTTAATGCACTGGCGCTGCTGCTGAACGGCGGACTGGCGGTGACACTTGAGCAGACGCCGTTCACCCGATTTCTCGGAGCAGGCAATTTCCTGGGGATTCCCATGGTTCTGCTCCTGTTTATCATAGCGGTGGTGATTCTGCAGTTTTTAATGAAGAAGATGCCGGTCGGAAGATCCGTTCATCTGGTGGGTGGGAACCCTACAGCAGCAGAACTGTGCGGCATCAAGCCGAGCAAGGTGATCCTGCTGTCTTTCAGCGTGACGGGTGCCATGACGGCTTTGGGAGCATATCTGCTTCTCTGCCGTGTGGGAACAGCCATTCCTACGGTCGGCAAGAACTATGAGACAAATGCAATCCTGGCTGTCTGTATCGGAGGAACCAGTCTCTCAGGCGGTAAGGGAAGTGTTCTGAATACGGTACTTGGTGTTATGCTGGTGACGATCATGTCCAATGCTCTGAATATACTGGGAATTGACGCCAACATGCAGAGTGTGTGGAAGGGTGTTATCCTGATTCTGGCGATCTGGATCGACAGCCGCAGAAAGGTCTGA
- a CDS encoding SGNH/GDSL hydrolase family protein: MKHILCYGDSNTWGYIPGKGGRYSRDIRWPGRLEKYLGAGYHVVEEGLCGRTTSYQIPLEPFRNGFEAFPMIMESAADADLVVLMLGTNDRRTQICASPQESALAIGRYLQFINVPTLWSGESAPEVLLISPPVIDESVMEKEAGFYYGKKSVLDSRCLAEEYQILSRRYHCAFLDAAKVCSASPEDGVHLDEQGHQRLAQAVSWKIQKIIP, translated from the coding sequence ATGAAACATATATTGTGTTACGGCGATTCCAATACCTGGGGTTACATCCCGGGCAAAGGGGGCCGGTATTCCAGAGACATCCGCTGGCCCGGCCGTTTGGAAAAATATCTGGGGGCCGGATATCATGTGGTGGAAGAGGGGCTTTGCGGAAGGACAACATCTTATCAGATTCCGCTGGAACCTTTCAGAAATGGATTCGAGGCGTTTCCTATGATTATGGAAAGTGCGGCAGATGCAGATCTTGTTGTTCTTATGCTTGGGACAAATGACCGAAGAACACAGATTTGTGCATCACCGCAGGAGAGCGCCCTGGCGATCGGGCGTTATCTGCAGTTTATCAATGTACCCACGCTCTGGTCCGGTGAAAGTGCGCCGGAGGTCCTGCTGATCTCTCCTCCGGTGATTGATGAGTCCGTTATGGAAAAAGAAGCCGGATTTTACTATGGAAAGAAATCAGTGCTGGATTCCCGGTGTTTGGCTGAGGAATATCAGATCCTGTCCAGGCGGTATCACTGTGCTTTTTTAGATGCTGCAAAAGTATGCAGTGCAAGCCCGGAAGATGGTGTACACCTGGACGAGCAGGGACATCAGAGACTTGCACAGGCGGTGTCCTGGAAAATTCAGAAAATCATTCCATAA
- a CDS encoding ROK family protein, with protein sequence MLTMRNDITKVKEINTEFIKSALKSLGMATKAQIADTTGISVATCGKILNELCATGEVQEAEITSGGYGRPAKSYVYNGDYAMVACLYVETDCGKIKLSVMVSNLLGEVQEEDVKEIEEVTSETIENALAELTEKYDRLRAAAVGIPGYITGGKIGLCNFANLIGVPLQEILQEKFPDVRTLVENDMNAAAFGFYQNNSRDENDAIAFVYSPLEPLTGADGQEVELLSKEQKRLLNIGVDFGAGFVSGGRILRGATGFAGEVAFLPAPHLENLNTTENRVKMAAHIIESVVPILNPGTVALAGGFFDAENIEEIQRQCLELIQPQHMPRIILRNDIHDDYVNGLLNLALGELSCSVALVERQF encoded by the coding sequence ATGCTGACAATGCGAAACGATATAACAAAAGTAAAAGAAATTAATACAGAATTTATTAAATCGGCGCTAAAAAGTCTGGGAATGGCCACAAAGGCACAGATTGCCGACACTACAGGAATCAGTGTGGCAACCTGTGGTAAGATTTTAAATGAGCTCTGTGCCACAGGGGAAGTGCAGGAAGCCGAAATAACATCGGGCGGATACGGACGTCCCGCAAAATCTTATGTCTACAATGGAGACTATGCGATGGTTGCCTGTCTCTACGTGGAGACGGATTGCGGCAAAATAAAACTTTCTGTGATGGTCAGTAACCTGCTGGGGGAAGTACAGGAAGAAGATGTAAAAGAGATTGAGGAAGTGACCAGCGAGACCATCGAAAATGCACTCGCAGAACTGACTGAAAAATACGACAGACTGAGAGCAGCAGCGGTTGGAATACCGGGTTACATTACCGGGGGCAAGATCGGCCTGTGTAATTTTGCAAATCTGATCGGAGTGCCGCTGCAGGAAATATTGCAGGAAAAATTTCCGGATGTCCGAACTTTGGTGGAAAACGATATGAATGCTGCTGCGTTTGGCTTTTATCAGAACAACAGCCGGGATGAAAATGATGCGATTGCTTTCGTATATTCCCCGTTGGAACCACTGACAGGTGCGGATGGACAGGAAGTGGAATTGCTGAGTAAAGAACAGAAAAGGCTGCTGAATATAGGGGTTGATTTTGGAGCGGGTTTTGTATCGGGTGGGCGGATTCTGCGCGGAGCGACTGGATTTGCAGGTGAAGTGGCATTTCTTCCCGCACCGCATCTGGAGAACCTTAACACGACTGAAAACAGGGTGAAGATGGCAGCGCATATTATCGAATCTGTTGTACCGATTTTGAATCCGGGGACCGTGGCTCTGGCCGGGGGATTCTTTGACGCAGAAAATATTGAGGAAATCCAAAGACAGTGTCTGGAACTGATTCAACCACAGCATATGCCGCGTATCATCCTGCGGAACGATATTCATGACGATTATGTAAATGGCCTGCTGAATCTTGCGTTGGGGGAACTGTCATGCAGCGTGGCGCTGGTTGAGCGCCAGTTTTAG
- a CDS encoding Glu/Leu/Phe/Val dehydrogenase encodes MEKYNPFDNVIAVVENAAQKLGYEPADYEALKYPERELQVSIPVRMDDGSIHVFEGYRVQHSTTRGPAKGGIRFHPAVNKDEVKALAAWMTFKCAVVNIPYGGAKGGVVVDPRKLSKSELRHMTRRFTAMIAPIIGPDQDIPAPDVNTNPEIMGWIMDTYSMLKGHSMPGVVTGKPLAINGIPGRMSATGRGVMFTTKNILTKMGIPFQDAEIAIQGFGNVGGTAARLLYKEGFKVVAVSDVSGGLYCKDGLNIYELLEFTKNNPDKLFEDYEAEGVVHITNAEVLATKCTVLIPAAMENQINGETADSLRCQIVIEAANGPTSLEGDEILAGRGITVVPDILCNAGGVVVSYLEWVQNQQAIYWEETETNSKLKHVMDRSFEEVCEMAEDKNVNYREAAYMIAIQRVVEAKKIRGVWP; translated from the coding sequence ATGGAAAAGTATAATCCGTTTGATAATGTGATTGCGGTTGTGGAGAATGCGGCACAGAAACTGGGATATGAGCCGGCAGACTATGAGGCGCTGAAATATCCGGAACGTGAACTCCAGGTTTCAATTCCGGTCAGGATGGATGATGGGTCAATCCATGTATTTGAAGGATACCGTGTTCAGCATTCAACGACACGCGGACCGGCAAAGGGCGGTATCCGTTTCCATCCGGCAGTCAACAAAGATGAGGTGAAAGCGCTGGCAGCCTGGATGACGTTCAAGTGTGCGGTGGTTAATATTCCGTACGGTGGAGCAAAGGGCGGTGTTGTAGTTGACCCCAGGAAGCTGTCAAAATCAGAACTCCGCCATATGACACGGCGTTTTACGGCGATGATCGCACCGATCATCGGTCCGGACCAGGATATTCCGGCGCCGGATGTGAATACGAATCCGGAGATCATGGGCTGGATCATGGATACCTACTCCATGCTGAAGGGTCACAGCATGCCGGGAGTGGTTACCGGAAAGCCTCTGGCGATCAACGGCATTCCGGGACGTATGTCGGCGACGGGACGCGGCGTGATGTTTACGACAAAAAACATCCTGACGAAGATGGGGATTCCATTCCAGGATGCCGAAATCGCAATCCAGGGGTTCGGTAATGTGGGCGGAACCGCGGCACGGCTGCTCTACAAAGAAGGGTTCAAAGTTGTCGCAGTCAGTGATGTGTCAGGAGGCCTGTACTGCAAAGACGGGCTGAATATTTACGAACTTCTGGAATTTACTAAAAATAATCCGGATAAGCTGTTCGAGGATTATGAGGCGGAAGGGGTTGTACATATCACAAATGCAGAGGTCCTGGCGACAAAATGTACTGTATTGATACCGGCGGCTATGGAGAACCAGATTAACGGGGAGACGGCAGATTCACTCAGATGCCAGATTGTGATCGAGGCGGCGAATGGACCCACAAGCCTGGAAGGCGATGAGATTCTTGCCGGGAGAGGGATCACCGTTGTGCCTGACATCCTTTGCAACGCCGGAGGTGTTGTCGTTTCGTATCTGGAATGGGTACAGAACCAGCAGGCGATCTACTGGGAGGAGACGGAGACAAATTCCAAGCTGAAACACGTTATGGACCGTTCTTTTGAAGAAGTATGTGAGATGGCAGAAGATAAAAATGTAAATTACCGTGAAGCGGCTTATATGATCGCTATTCAGCGGGTAGTCGAGGCAAAGAAGATCCGCGGGGTATGGCCGTAA
- a CDS encoding AraC family transcriptional regulator translates to MIEEKFYYYTGNIDENEPFMLISSGTVQCDKTYGYERNSYPNHIFEYIADGKGTVEIDSVLYRPQKSDIYFIRKGCRHKYYADPDDPWKKIWFTVSGKLADYLLQAYHIEHMCCLHSPGLQSYFQDMQQLLKKDTADLQKQAVLIFHELILEMSRINLLSSRTHSQLALHIKNYLDTNLENRVAMQDLCQVVYKSLSQINRVFKHEFGMTPKEYLSCKRINAAKLYLLNTEIPVQEIAKRLQYSDEHHLASSFKKRTGVTPTAYRRSS, encoded by the coding sequence ATGATTGAAGAGAAATTTTACTATTATACAGGCAACATTGATGAGAATGAACCGTTTATGCTGATATCATCGGGCACGGTGCAGTGTGATAAAACATACGGTTATGAGAGAAACAGCTATCCGAATCATATCTTCGAATACATCGCAGATGGAAAAGGAACTGTGGAGATCGACAGTGTTTTATACAGGCCTCAGAAAAGTGATATTTATTTTATCAGAAAAGGCTGCCGGCATAAGTACTATGCAGATCCTGATGACCCATGGAAGAAGATATGGTTTACTGTATCGGGCAAACTGGCAGATTATCTGCTGCAGGCATATCACATCGAGCATATGTGTTGTCTGCACAGCCCGGGACTTCAAAGTTATTTTCAGGATATGCAGCAGCTGTTAAAAAAGGATACGGCAGATCTTCAGAAACAGGCGGTGCTGATCTTTCATGAACTGATCCTGGAGATGTCCCGCATTAATCTTTTGTCCTCCAGGACTCATTCACAGCTTGCATTGCATATAAAAAATTATCTGGATACCAATCTGGAAAACAGGGTGGCCATGCAGGATCTGTGTCAGGTTGTATATAAATCTTTATCTCAGATAAACAGAGTGTTCAAACACGAGTTTGGCATGACACCGAAGGAATATCTCTCCTGTAAGCGAATCAATGCGGCTAAGCTCTACCTGCTGAATACGGAAATCCCGGTTCAGGAGATTGCAAAGCGGCTGCAGTACAGTGATGAGCACCATCTCGCATCCAGCTTTAAAAAACGTACGGGTGTTACGCCAACCGCATACAGGAGAAGCAGCTGA